The following coding sequences are from one Kallotenue papyrolyticum window:
- the fmt gene encoding methionyl-tRNA formyltransferase → MRILFLGTPAFATIPLRALVEAGYEVVAVVTQPDRPAGRSRTPQAPPVKVAAVELGLPILQPATLREPAVVERVRALQPDVGVVAAYGEILRPEVLAIPPLGYLNIHPSLLPLYRGPTPVAAAIMAGDEITGVSIIKLTPKMDAGPILAQATLPLPPDARTGPLTDELFRLGAELLIGALPLYTTGQLQPQPQDESQASYCRLLTKADGRIDWSLPALVIERMTRAYDPWPGAWTTWRGQTLRITAAGVVSDWHGPEPPGTLLSVQPLRVATGSGALELRVVQPAGRRTMPADDWARGQRELRVGLRLGEQP, encoded by the coding sequence ATGCGCATACTGTTTCTGGGCACGCCCGCGTTTGCAACGATCCCACTGCGCGCATTGGTCGAAGCCGGCTATGAGGTAGTGGCGGTTGTAACGCAACCGGATCGGCCCGCCGGCCGTTCGCGCACACCCCAGGCGCCGCCGGTCAAAGTCGCCGCAGTCGAACTGGGCCTGCCGATCCTGCAGCCGGCGACGCTGCGCGAGCCGGCGGTGGTGGAGCGCGTGCGCGCCCTGCAGCCCGATGTGGGCGTGGTGGCCGCCTATGGCGAGATCCTCCGTCCGGAGGTGCTAGCCATCCCGCCGCTGGGCTACCTCAACATTCACCCGTCGCTGCTGCCGCTGTATCGTGGTCCTACACCGGTCGCTGCGGCGATCATGGCCGGCGATGAGATCACCGGCGTCTCGATCATCAAGCTGACGCCGAAGATGGATGCCGGCCCGATCCTGGCGCAGGCGACGCTGCCCCTGCCGCCTGACGCGCGCACCGGGCCGCTCACCGACGAGCTCTTCCGCCTGGGCGCCGAGCTGCTGATCGGCGCGCTGCCGCTCTACACCACCGGCCAACTCCAGCCTCAGCCGCAGGACGAGAGCCAGGCCAGTTACTGCCGGCTGCTGACCAAGGCCGATGGCCGCATCGATTGGTCCCTGCCGGCGCTGGTGATCGAGCGCATGACGCGCGCCTACGATCCCTGGCCCGGCGCGTGGACCACCTGGCGCGGTCAGACGCTGCGCATCACGGCAGCGGGAGTTGTCAGCGACTGGCATGGCCCGGAGCCACCCGGCACGCTGCTCAGCGTGCAGCCGCTGCGCGTAGCGACCGGCAGCGGCGCGCTCGAGCTGCGCGTCGTGCAGCCGGCCGGCCGGCGCACGATGCCCGCCGACGACTGGGCGCGCGGCCAGCGCGAGCTGCGCGTCGGCCTGCGGCTTGGCGAACAACCCTGA
- a CDS encoding acyl-CoA dehydrogenase, with translation MDFVLSEDHQFIRKTARDFAEKEVRPSAAERDRDRIWPAELVRKMGALGFMGIAVSEAYGGSGLDYISYAIVIEELSRVDASLGVIASVNNSLVCYGLETFGTEEQKRAILTPLASGQQLGAFSLSEPGAGSDAAAQKTTAVRDGDYYVINGIKNWVTNGPHADTILLMAMTDPARGSKGITCFIVDTHQPGVSVVKNEDKLGIRSAHSAQMAYDNYRIHKSRILGTEGMGFKIAMTILNAGRIGIAAQAVGIAQGAYEAARDYAKVREQFGQPIANFQAVGFTLADMATRIKAARLLTWEAAARKDRGEDYIAAASMAKLFASETAMWTATKAVQIFGSNGYSKEYPVERFFRDAKITEIYEGTSEIQRLVISREILKEGATA, from the coding sequence ATGGATTTCGTGCTGAGCGAAGATCACCAGTTTATCCGCAAAACGGCCCGCGATTTTGCCGAGAAAGAGGTGCGTCCCAGCGCGGCGGAGCGCGATCGCGATCGCATCTGGCCGGCGGAACTGGTGCGTAAGATGGGCGCGCTCGGCTTCATGGGCATTGCCGTGAGCGAAGCCTACGGTGGCTCCGGCCTGGACTACATCTCGTATGCCATCGTGATCGAAGAGCTGTCGCGTGTAGATGCCTCGTTGGGCGTGATCGCCTCGGTCAACAATTCGCTGGTCTGCTATGGTCTGGAAACGTTCGGCACCGAGGAGCAAAAGCGCGCGATTCTGACGCCGTTGGCCAGCGGTCAGCAGTTAGGCGCGTTCTCGCTGAGCGAGCCGGGAGCGGGTTCGGATGCCGCGGCGCAGAAGACGACTGCTGTGCGTGACGGCGATTACTACGTGATCAACGGCATCAAAAACTGGGTCACCAATGGGCCACACGCCGATACGATTCTGCTGATGGCCATGACCGATCCGGCGCGGGGCTCCAAGGGCATCACCTGCTTCATCGTCGATACGCACCAGCCGGGCGTGAGCGTGGTCAAAAACGAGGATAAGCTCGGCATTCGCTCGGCCCATTCGGCGCAGATGGCCTACGATAACTACCGCATCCACAAAAGCCGTATCCTGGGCACAGAGGGCATGGGCTTCAAGATCGCCATGACGATCCTCAATGCCGGGCGCATCGGCATTGCGGCGCAGGCGGTCGGCATTGCCCAAGGTGCCTACGAGGCCGCGCGCGACTATGCCAAAGTGCGTGAGCAGTTCGGCCAGCCGATCGCCAATTTCCAGGCCGTCGGTTTTACGCTGGCCGACATGGCCACGCGCATCAAAGCGGCGCGCCTGCTGACCTGGGAGGCGGCTGCGCGCAAGGATCGCGGTGAAGACTATATCGCGGCCGCCTCGATGGCCAAGCTCTTCGCTTCCGAGACGGCAATGTGGACCGCGACCAAGGCCGTCCAGATCTTCGGCTCCAATGGCTACTCTAAGGAGTATCCCGTCGAGCGCTTCTTCCGTGACGCCAAAATCACCGAGATCTACGAGGGCACCAGCGAGATTCAACGGCTGGTGATCAGTCGCGAGATCCTCAAAGAAGGCGCCACGGCGTAG
- a CDS encoding FtsW/RodA/SpoVE family cell cycle protein has translation MDERRLRDFNAYLFVSILVLLGFGAAMVYSTMIGNNYTGEVWSLDSPFVKHLIWVALGLGAMLALTLIDYQNLRLLARPLYLITLLLLGYTLVAGDIAGGAQSWLFESSGQPAELAKLLLIICLANWWAGRDEQRTSWPTMIGSLLLAGLPLLLVLVQPDFGSAMVMASIWITMAWSAGLRWKQLAVLVALAIPLLVIGWNYVLQDYQRGRLVAFAMDREQVERLRDQPRVYEAAQSVYYNVNASKVAIGNGGLLGRGLLNGTQSQRNFLPVQYTDFIFAVTAEELGFVGATAMLTFHCLVLWQAVTVAARARDTFGRLLASGIFGMLLVHVLENVGMNLGLLPVTGIPLPFISYGGSFTVTVLAAMGLLLGIDLRRRALVF, from the coding sequence ATGGATGAACGGCGACTGCGCGATTTCAACGCATATCTCTTTGTGAGCATCCTGGTGTTGCTGGGCTTTGGCGCGGCCATGGTCTACAGCACCATGATCGGCAACAACTACACCGGCGAGGTCTGGAGTCTGGATAGCCCGTTCGTCAAACATCTGATCTGGGTAGCGCTCGGCCTGGGCGCCATGCTGGCGCTGACGTTGATCGACTACCAGAACCTGCGCCTACTGGCGCGTCCGCTCTACCTGATCACGCTGCTGTTGCTGGGCTATACGCTGGTAGCCGGCGACATCGCCGGCGGCGCGCAGAGCTGGCTCTTTGAGTCGAGCGGCCAGCCGGCAGAGCTGGCCAAACTGCTGCTGATCATCTGTCTGGCCAACTGGTGGGCCGGCCGCGATGAACAGCGCACCAGTTGGCCAACCATGATCGGCTCGCTGCTGCTGGCCGGGCTGCCACTGCTGCTGGTGCTGGTCCAACCCGACTTCGGCTCGGCGATGGTGATGGCCTCCATCTGGATAACCATGGCCTGGAGTGCCGGCCTGCGCTGGAAGCAACTGGCCGTGCTGGTCGCGCTGGCCATCCCGCTGCTGGTGATCGGCTGGAACTATGTGCTGCAGGACTACCAGCGCGGACGCTTGGTCGCCTTCGCCATGGATCGCGAGCAGGTTGAGCGCCTGCGCGACCAGCCGCGCGTCTATGAGGCCGCGCAGTCGGTCTATTACAATGTCAACGCCTCCAAAGTGGCGATCGGCAATGGCGGTCTGCTGGGTCGCGGCCTGCTCAACGGTACGCAGAGTCAGCGCAACTTCTTGCCGGTGCAGTACACCGATTTTATCTTTGCCGTCACCGCCGAAGAGCTGGGCTTCGTCGGCGCGACGGCGATGCTGACCTTTCACTGTCTGGTGCTGTGGCAGGCGGTGACGGTTGCGGCACGCGCGCGCGACACCTTTGGTCGGCTGCTGGCCAGCGGCATCTTCGGCATGCTGCTGGTGCACGTGCTGGAAAACGTGGGCATGAACCTTGGTCTGCTGCCGGTGACCGGTATTCCACTGCCGTTCATCTCCTATGGCGGCTCTTTCACCGTCACCGTATTGGCAGCGATGGGCCTGCTGCTGGGCATCGATCTGCGCCGGCGCGCGCTGGTCTTCTGA